A genomic window from Candidatus Andeanibacterium colombiense includes:
- a CDS encoding MFS transporter — protein MPATFSEAIARRPLGLFQIVTVAVCLLVLMCDGVDMQLLGLVAPVVIRDFGVDKGTFGIAMSAALVGMGIGAWLGGWLGDILGRRRSLALAALIFGLATIAASTSGSVWSMAAWRLIGGLGFGSAFSNALAMGSEWLPKRWQPLAITSLSVGTPAGGAIAGVLAPELLAEHGWRGTFIAFGAATLVLVVIVYTALRDSPSFLLAKGKRNEALQNARRVIRADIELAAEHLDTGSAEGPPVGVLHSSNFRLNAGVGAGFAASTLVAYGILNWSTTILTTKGVSLQLAGYAISVAGITSILGSILAGILVQKFGTKPVMLAVSGILAVTLVALAAAVETMSTASSGGIALVTVLIGIAAAAFSCSIATVYVVITLGYPQSCRSAGIGFGIFTGRIGAILASGFGGVFLEIGGGSTLPFFAILVASAALIFAAALVIDRHVPAA, from the coding sequence ATGCCTGCCACTTTCAGCGAAGCGATTGCGCGTCGTCCGCTCGGCCTATTCCAGATCGTCACTGTCGCGGTGTGCCTGCTCGTGCTCATGTGCGACGGCGTCGATATGCAGCTTCTCGGCCTCGTCGCCCCGGTGGTGATCAGGGACTTCGGAGTGGACAAGGGAACCTTCGGAATTGCGATGAGCGCCGCGCTCGTCGGGATGGGCATCGGCGCCTGGCTCGGCGGCTGGCTGGGCGACATCCTCGGACGGCGGCGCTCCCTTGCGCTCGCCGCGTTGATCTTCGGGCTGGCGACGATTGCCGCCAGCACCTCCGGCAGCGTCTGGTCGATGGCCGCCTGGCGGCTGATCGGCGGGCTCGGCTTCGGTTCCGCCTTTTCCAACGCCTTGGCAATGGGAAGCGAGTGGTTGCCCAAGCGATGGCAGCCGCTGGCGATCACCTCGCTTTCGGTCGGGACGCCCGCCGGCGGAGCCATAGCGGGCGTTCTCGCGCCGGAACTGCTGGCCGAGCATGGCTGGCGCGGCACCTTCATTGCCTTCGGCGCCGCGACGCTGGTGCTGGTCGTCATCGTCTACACCGCGCTGCGCGACAGCCCCTCGTTTCTGCTTGCCAAGGGCAAGCGTAACGAAGCGCTGCAGAACGCACGGCGGGTGATCCGCGCCGATATCGAACTCGCGGCGGAGCACCTCGATACCGGTAGCGCCGAAGGGCCGCCGGTAGGCGTGCTCCATTCAAGCAATTTCCGGCTGAATGCGGGTGTCGGGGCCGGCTTTGCCGCATCGACGCTGGTCGCCTATGGCATTCTCAACTGGTCGACCACAATTCTCACCACCAAGGGCGTCTCGCTGCAATTGGCCGGCTATGCGATTTCGGTCGCCGGAATAACCTCGATCCTGGGTTCGATCTTGGCGGGGATTCTGGTTCAGAAATTCGGAACGAAGCCGGTGATGCTGGCGGTCAGCGGAATACTCGCGGTCACTCTTGTCGCACTGGCTGCCGCGGTTGAAACAATGTCCACCGCATCGTCCGGGGGCATTGCCCTGGTTACCGTGCTCATCGGCATCGCCGCCGCGGCGTTCAGCTGTTCGATCGCGACCGTCTACGTGGTAATCACCCTCGGCTATCCGCAGTCCTGCCGTTCGGCCGGGATCGGCTTCGGCATCTTCACCGGGCGGATCGGCGCGATTCTGGCGAGCGGCTTCGGCGGTGTCTTTCTCGAGATCGGGGGTGGCAGCACCCTTCCCTTTTTCGCCATTCTGGTCGCCAGCGCTGCCCTGATTTTCGCCGCCGCGCTGGTGATCGATCGCCACGTGCCGGCCGCCTGA
- a CDS encoding SMP-30/gluconolactonase/LRE family protein: MCSRSRIALAASCLALACLAQAPAGAEPPSPSADANATPFRLERVDAALDALIASDAKLRTVASGFGFSDGPVWVRGKGEAGYLLVVNIIGNVINKITPDGHVSVFMDKAGYTGNDFAHDGKLSFIAGQHVLLIGPNCTGVDHQGRIVWCAGQDRALKRLEKDGTTTILADKGDGKRFNGPNDVAIAANGAIYFTDSDVGLRGGIDGGLAEMPNAVWMWKDGTVTKVVDRKDLLTEPNGIALSPDDKYLYLSARSSQSSKMMRYPIKPDGTAGPGEVFVEGPGIGDGMKTDPNGNIYSTGPYPGVVQITSPQGKVLGLLHMPTAGNTEPKRLICASALAFGGNDAKTLYITACDDVYAIDLRSPGVLEGPAN; the protein is encoded by the coding sequence TTGTGCAGCAGGTCTCGCATCGCGCTCGCCGCGTCCTGCCTCGCGCTGGCCTGCCTCGCGCAAGCTCCCGCGGGGGCCGAGCCTCCGTCGCCATCGGCCGATGCGAACGCGACGCCGTTCCGTCTCGAACGGGTCGATGCCGCTCTCGATGCGCTGATCGCTTCCGACGCCAAGCTGCGAACCGTGGCGTCCGGCTTCGGCTTCAGCGACGGACCGGTGTGGGTGCGCGGCAAGGGGGAGGCGGGGTATTTGCTGGTGGTCAACATCATCGGCAATGTGATCAACAAGATCACGCCCGACGGCCATGTCTCGGTGTTCATGGATAAGGCCGGTTATACCGGCAACGACTTCGCCCATGACGGCAAGCTGTCGTTCATCGCGGGGCAGCATGTCCTGCTGATCGGACCGAACTGCACCGGCGTCGACCATCAGGGCCGCATCGTCTGGTGCGCCGGCCAGGATCGCGCGCTCAAGCGGCTGGAGAAGGACGGCACCACCACCATCCTCGCGGACAAAGGCGACGGAAAGCGGTTCAACGGCCCGAACGACGTGGCGATCGCCGCGAACGGCGCGATCTATTTCACCGATTCCGATGTCGGCCTGCGCGGCGGGATCGACGGCGGCCTGGCCGAGATGCCCAATGCGGTGTGGATGTGGAAGGACGGAACGGTGACCAAGGTGGTCGACCGGAAGGATCTCCTCACCGAACCCAACGGAATCGCGCTCTCGCCCGACGACAAATATCTCTACCTCTCCGCGCGCTCGTCGCAGAGCTCGAAGATGATGCGCTATCCGATCAAGCCGGATGGCACCGCGGGGCCCGGCGAGGTGTTCGTCGAGGGACCGGGCATCGGCGACGGGATGAAGACCGATCCAAACGGCAACATCTATTCGACCGGACCCTATCCGGGTGTCGTCCAGATCACGTCGCCGCAAGGCAAGGTGCTGGGCCTCCTGCACATGCCGACTGCGGGGAACACGGAACCGAAGCGGCTGATCTGCGCCTCTGCCCTCGCCTTCGGCGGAAATGATGCGAAGACGCTCTACATAACCGCCTGCGACGACGTCTATGCGATCGACCTGAGATCGCCCGGAGTTCTCGAAGGTCCGGCAAACTAG